The following are encoded in a window of Gemmatimonadaceae bacterium genomic DNA:
- a CDS encoding circadian clock KaiB family protein: protein MPPLRPKPAPRLRLRLYVAGNAPNSLHAIANLTALCDQHFPSAHHIEIVDLLTHPQRALADGIIVTPTLVKLSPAPVQHVVGSLSDATHVLRALGGS from the coding sequence ATGCCGCCCCTTCGGCCCAAACCCGCGCCAAGGCTGCGTCTGCGCCTGTACGTCGCGGGCAATGCGCCCAACTCCCTGCACGCCATCGCCAATCTCACGGCGCTCTGCGACCAGCACTTCCCATCAGCGCACCACATCGAGATCGTCGATCTGCTCACGCACCCGCAGCGCGCGCTCGCCGACGGGATCATCGTGACCCCCACGCTGGTCAAGCTGTCCCCGGCGCCCGTCCAGCACGTGGTGGGCAGTCTCTCCGACGCCACGCACGTGCTGCGCGCGCTGGGGGGATCATGA